A genome region from Vulpes lagopus strain Blue_001 chromosome 7, ASM1834538v1, whole genome shotgun sequence includes the following:
- the NDUFB6 gene encoding NADH dehydrogenase [ubiquinone] 1 beta subcomplex subunit 6 encodes MAGYTPDEKLRLQQLQQLRRRWLKDQELSPREPVLPPQRVWPMEKFWNKFLRDQTPWKNVIYKVYRHSIFAFTHVLIPAWIVHYYIKYHVNAKPYAIVERKPRIFPGDIILETGEVIPPMKEFPDQHH; translated from the exons ATGGCGGGGTACACGCCAGACGAGAAGCTTCGTCTGCAGCAGCTCCAACAGCTGAGAAGGCGATGGCTAAAGGACCAGGAGCTGAGCCCCCGGGAGCCGGTGCTGCCCCCGCAGCGGGTGTGGCCTATGGAGAAATTTTGGAATAAGTTTTTGCGGGACCAGACCCCCTGGAAGAACGTG ATTTACAAGGTATACCGACACAGTATCTTTGCTTTTACTCATGTACTTATACCTGCCTGGATTGTTCATTATTATATCAAATATCATGTGAAT GCAAAACCATATGCCATTGTTGAAAGGAAGCCCAGAATATTCCCA ggtgatATAATTCTGGAGACTGGAGAAGTAATTCCACCAATGAAAGAATTTCCTGATCAACATCATTGA
- the TOPORS gene encoding E3 ubiquitin-protein ligase Topors isoform X1, producing MGSQQPPGSPLSREEGEAPPPAPAPEGRRRSRRVRLRGSCRHRPSFLGRRELGSSAPAGPAPVSSEIMASAAKEFKMDNFSPKAGTSKLQQTVPADASPDSKCPICLDRFDNVSYLDRCLHKFCFRCVQEWSKNKAECPLCKQPFDSIFHSVRAEDDFKEYVLRPSYNGSFATPDVPRFRYRTTMTRDRSASVYSPNSTMSRRTTTPPDSGVLFEGLGISTRPRNGEIPQLMRQIAVRRPATADERSLRKIQEQDIINFRRTLYRAGARVRNIEDGGRCRDISAEFFRRNPACLHRLVPWLKRELTVLFGAHGSLVNIVQHIIMSNVTRYDLESREFVSDLRPFLLNRTEHFIHEFISFARSPFNMAAFDQHANYDCPAPSYEEGSHSDSSVITISPDEAETQELDINVTTVSQAPWDDETPGPSYSSSEQVHAAMSSLLNTSDSSDEELVTGRATSQIQGVQTNEDLNNDSDSSSDNCVIVGFVKPLAERTPELVELSSDSEELGSYEKMETVKTQEQSYSSGDSDVSRCSSPHSVLGKDEQINKGHCGSGKRIKSKKEEKHSTSLSSPRDLSSSIRGDRVYSPYNRRHRRRGRSRSSDSRSQSRSGHDQKSRRKHHGKKRMKSKRSRSRESSRPRGRRDKKRSRTRDSSWSRRSQTLSLSSESTSRSRSRSSDHGKRRSRSRNRDRYYLRNNYGSRYKWEYTYYSRNKDRDGYESSYRRRTLSRAHYSRQSSSPEFRIQSFSERTNARKKNNHSERKYYYYERHRSRSLSSNRSKTASTGPDWVRNEKPGGKRKYKTRHLEGTNEVAQPSREFASKVKESHYQKSSSKLDGNHKNESDSFSDSRSSDRETKHKRRKRRTRSLSVEIVYEGKATDTTRHHKKKKKKHKKKHKKHHGDNGSRSPVVITIDSDSDKDSEVKEDTECDNSGPQDPLQNEFLPPPLEPFEAKDVVTIEDEFGILDKECNISTLNDNLNNANKTVDDIPPQASSVEQTLDVREESTFASDLENQPSNVAIHTEPSRQLPSPRTSLMSVSLGRDHDMS from the exons ATG GGGTCGCAGCAGCCGCCGGGGTCTCCGCTGTCTCGCGAGGAGGGTGAAGCGCCCCCGCCTGCTCCCGCTCCTGAGGGCCGGCGGCGAAGTCGCCGGGTACGCCTTCGCGGATCCTGCCGTCATCGACCCAGCTTTCTGGGCCGCCGGGAGCTTGGCTCGAGCGCGCCAGCCGGGCCTGCGCCGGTATCCTCCGAG atAATGGCATCAGCTGCTAAGGAATTTAAAATGGACAACTTTTCACCTAAAGCTGGTACTAGCAAATTGCAACAGACAGTACCAGCTGATGCATCTCCTGATTCTAAGTGTCCTATATGTTTGGATAGATTTGATAATGTGTCTTACTTAGATCGCTGTTTACATAAGTTCTGTTTTCGCTGTGTACAGGAGTGGTCAAAAAACAAAGCTGAATGTCCACTTTGTAAACAGCCCTTTGATTCTATTTTCCATTCTGTGAGGGCAGAAGATGACTTCAAGGAGTATGTCCTAAGGCCTTCATATAACGGTTCTTTTGCAACCCCTGATGTTCCACGATTTCGCTATCGTACAACTATGACAAGAGATCGAAGTGCTTCTGTTTATTCACCTAATAGTACTATGAGTAGAAGAACAACAACTCCACCAGATAGTGGAGTACTATTTGAGGGGTTAGGCATTTCAACAAGACCTAGAAATGGTGAAATTCCTCAACTTATGAGACAGATTGCAGTAAGGAGGCCAGCTACTGCAGATGAAAGATCTTTGCGGAAAATTCAAGAACAggatattattaattttagacgAACTCTTTATCGTGCTGGCGCCCGTGTTAGAAATATTGAAGATGGTGGTCGCTGCAGGGATATTTCAGCTGAATTTTTCCGTAGAAATCCAGCTTGCCTTCACAGATTAGTCCCCTGGCTAAAACGTGAACTTACAGTTCTTTTTGGAGCTCATGGATCTTTAGTGAATATTGTCCAGCACATCATCATGAGTAATGTTACTCGCTATGACTTGGAAAGTCGGGAATTTGTGTCTGACTTAAGACCATTTCTGCTTAATCGGACTGAGCATTTTATACATGAATTTATCAGTTTTGCTCGATCTCCTTTTAACATGGCAGCTTTTGACCAGCATGCTAATTATGATTGCCCTGCTCCTTCATATGAAGAAGGTAGCCATTCTGATTCTTCAGTCATAACAATATCTCCTGACGAAGCTGAGACTCAAGAGTTAGATATCAATGTAACCACTGTTAGTCAGGCACCGTGGGATGATGAAACTCCAGGGCCATCTTACTCAAGCTCGGAACAGGTACACGCTGCCATGTCTTCCCTTTTAAATACTTCTGATAGTTCAGATGAAGAACTTGTAACAGGAAGAGCCACATCTCAGATACAAGGAGTACAAACTAATGAAGACCTCAATAATGACAGTGATTCTTCTTCAGATAATTGTGTCATTGTTGGGTTTGTTAAACCACTAGCTGAGAGGACCCCAGAACTTGTTGAACTGTCCTCTGATTCTGAGGAGTTAGGCTCTTATGAGAAAATGGAGACTGTGAAGACACAAGAACAGTCTTATAGTTCTGGTGATAGTGATGTTAGTAGATGCTCATCTCCACACTCTGTCCTTGGAAAggatgagcaaataaataaaggtcATTGTGGTTCTGGTAAAAGAATCaagtcaaagaaagaagagaagcactCTACATCATTGTCATCTCCCAGAGACCTGAGCTCGTCTATCAGAGGAGACAGGGTATATTCCCCATATAACCgtagacacaggaggaggggaagatCAAGAAGTTCAGATTCTCGTTCCCAGAGTAGAAGTGGGCATGATCAGAAGAGTCGTAGAAAGCATCATgggaagaaaaggatgaaaagcAAAAGGTCCAGGAGCAGGGAGAGTAGCAGACCTAGAGGTAGAAGAGACAAGAAGAGATCAAGAACCAGAGACAGCAGTTGGTCAAGAAGAAGCCAGACTCTATCTCTCAGTAGCGAAAGCACAAGCAGATCAAGATCTCGTAGCAGTGATCATGGTAAAAGAAGATCACGGAGCAGAAATAGAGATcgttattatttaagaaataattatggaAGCAGGTATAAGTGGGAGTATACTTACTATAGTAGAAACAAGGACAGGGATGGCTATGAATCATCTTATAGGAGGAGGACTCTGTCCAGAGCTCATTATTCCAGACAATCCTCAAGTCCAGAATTTAGAATTCAGTCCTTTTCTGAAAGAACAaatgctaggaaaaaaaataatcacagtgaAAGGAAGTATTACTACTATGAAAGGCACAGATCAAGAAGCCTGTCCAGTAATAGATCAAAAACTGCGTCTACAGGGCCTGACTGGGTAAGAAATGAAAAGCCCGGAGGGAAACGAAAATACAAAACACGGCATTTGGAGGGTACTAATGAAGTGGCTCAACCTTCTCGTGAGTTTGCTTCTAAAGTAAAGGAAAGTCATTACCAAAAGTCCTCATCAAAATTGGATGGCAACCACAAAAATGAGAGTGACAGCTTTTCAGACAGCCGATCATCAGACAGAGAGACAaaacacaaaaggagaaaaaggaggaccCGGAGCCTAAGTGTAGAGATAGTTTATGAAGGCAAAGCTACTGATACAACTAGgcatcataaaaagaaaaagaagaagcacaAGAAGAAGCATAAGAAACATCACGGGGACAATGGTTCACGTTCGCCAGTTGTAATTACCATTGACAGCGATAGTGATAAGGATTCTGAAGTAAAGGAGGATACAGAATGTGACAATAGTGGTCCTCAGGACCCTCTACAAAATGAGTTTTTGCCTCCTCCCTTGGAACCATTTGAAGCTAAAGATGTAGTTACAATAGAAGATGAATTTGGCATCCTAGACAAGGAGTGTAATATTTCCACACTTAATGACAACTTGAATAATGCCAACAAAACTGTGGATGATATTCCACCCCAGGCATCTTCAGTTGAACAAACTCTTGATGTAAGAGAAGAGAGTACTTTTGCCTCTGATTTGGAGAACCAGCCCAGTAATGTTGCTATTCacactgagccatcaaggcagTTGCCGTCTCCACGGACATCGTTAATGTCAGTATCTCTTGGTAGAGACCACGATATGTCTTAA